A single region of the Arthrobacter sp. zg-Y820 genome encodes:
- a CDS encoding ABC transporter ATP-binding protein, which produces MTFQTSPAAATSAAAAAATSGRQLLRAGLRRNRRRLVLSSLLIMGHQTCEALVPVAIGWTVDLAVVSRNPGVLVLCLAALTALFLTLTMCWRWAARYAYGAAQDEAHTLRSELAGHFLRHRPRGASRPRGELLSISTSDADVASQAVAYVSGLWGAAAALAVSCGVLLSIDVRLGLLLVGVAVGITVGLNLVSPLLSRRTAAQQESLAATSALAADLLGGLRALHGLGAQQQAAARYRNVSRRALADGIRSGNTRAVQLAATALGSTLVLAVAVAAAGLLALRGEISLGGFIAAVGAAQFIAEPLGHVGMFLQQRAAAHAGADRIAAVHAEPDAEPSSGSDQPFRDQLVPDLSIRTADGRELLHLKPGEMVGLVADAQSVELLYGLIGSAVPTSRVHLEPHHCDLFAGTVASNLALAGTGAGTGAGSDTFAAETRRMAAALAAAHAHDVVAALDDGLDSRVTERGLSFSGGQRQRLALARALHADPPLLVLSDPTSAVDSVTEQSIARGIRSLRHGRDGGRVTVVATASPALLALTDRVVLLRGGHVVAAGTHLELLDGSSDYRKAVLR; this is translated from the coding sequence GCGCTGGTCCCCGTGGCAATCGGCTGGACGGTGGACCTGGCGGTCGTGAGCCGGAACCCCGGAGTGCTGGTGCTCTGCCTGGCGGCGCTGACCGCGTTGTTCCTCACCCTGACCATGTGCTGGCGCTGGGCCGCGCGGTACGCCTACGGCGCCGCCCAGGACGAAGCGCACACGCTCCGTTCCGAGCTGGCCGGGCACTTCCTCCGGCACCGGCCGCGGGGAGCTTCCCGGCCCCGGGGCGAACTGCTGTCCATCTCCACGTCCGACGCCGATGTGGCCTCCCAGGCGGTTGCCTATGTCTCCGGACTCTGGGGCGCGGCCGCCGCCCTGGCTGTCAGCTGCGGCGTCCTGCTCAGCATCGACGTCCGGCTGGGGCTGCTGCTGGTGGGAGTCGCCGTGGGAATTACCGTCGGGCTGAACCTCGTCTCTCCGCTGCTGTCCCGGCGCACCGCCGCACAGCAGGAAAGCCTGGCCGCCACGTCCGCGCTGGCCGCTGACCTGCTCGGCGGGCTGCGCGCGCTGCACGGCCTCGGCGCGCAGCAGCAGGCGGCCGCCAGATACCGGAACGTGAGCCGCCGGGCGCTGGCGGACGGCATCCGCTCCGGCAATACCCGGGCCGTCCAGCTGGCCGCGACCGCGCTGGGCAGCACCCTGGTTCTTGCGGTGGCCGTGGCTGCAGCCGGCCTGCTGGCCCTGCGCGGAGAGATCTCGCTGGGCGGCTTCATCGCTGCGGTTGGCGCGGCGCAGTTCATTGCCGAACCGCTCGGCCACGTGGGGATGTTCCTGCAGCAGCGGGCCGCCGCACATGCCGGTGCCGACCGGATCGCCGCAGTGCATGCCGAGCCCGACGCCGAGCCTTCCAGCGGCTCGGACCAGCCGTTCCGTGACCAGCTCGTTCCGGATCTCTCCATCCGCACCGCTGACGGCCGGGAGCTGCTGCACCTGAAACCGGGTGAAATGGTGGGCCTGGTTGCCGATGCGCAGAGCGTTGAGCTGCTCTACGGTCTGATCGGCTCCGCGGTGCCCACATCCCGAGTCCATCTGGAGCCCCACCACTGCGACCTCTTCGCCGGAACTGTTGCGTCGAACCTGGCCCTCGCGGGGACGGGCGCGGGGACAGGCGCCGGGTCAGACACCTTCGCCGCCGAAACACGCCGGATGGCGGCAGCCCTGGCAGCCGCCCACGCCCACGACGTGGTGGCTGCCCTCGACGACGGTCTGGACTCACGCGTCACCGAGCGGGGGCTTTCCTTCTCCGGGGGCCAGCGGCAGCGCCTGGCACTGGCCCGGGCGCTTCACGCCGATCCGCCGCTGCTGGTGCTGAGCGATCCCACCAGTGCCGTGGATTCCGTCACGGAGCAGAGCATTGCCCGCGGCATTCGAAGCCTGCGCCACGGCCGGGACGGCGGAAGGGTCACCGTGGTGGCAACCGCCAGTCCGGCCCTGCTGGCGCTGACCGACCGTGTCGTCCTGCTGCGCGGCGGACACGTGGTTGCCGCCGGCACCCACCTTGAACTGCTGGATGGCAGCTCCGACTACCGAAAGGCGGTGCTGCGATGA
- a CDS encoding ABC transporter ATP-binding protein has protein sequence MTAGPDALNSDLKSVPDTHPGAMDPGARTGQGAAVPLPIAGRRQTLAMLDGQLRSMPVLAAAALLLCLAAAGCGLAAPWLIGAITNTVLEAMTAGPDAAGAAEDRLIGLVAVLVAAGVAAAGLTAVSAACVSRLGQRLLAGMRETALTRALELPGETVEASGHGDVLSRVGDDVAVVSQAVTALLAPWIGAVLTVVLTVAGLAALDPRLALAGLCAVPVYYFALRWYLPRAAPRYAAERVAFAERAEVVTASLAGVATLQAYRAEEAYAGKISTASAKARDISRGALWFYTGWSKWLNIAELTGLGMILLTGFLLSSAEIVTVGAVTAAALYFHRLFNPLGIIISSFDEIQSAAASLARIAGLAGAEAGPGTAKRKPAGAPQPAGSGGGTATADLTAAGEVAVENLTHRYGSTTVLDNVSLTIADREHIALVGPSGAGKSTLAALIAGVLTPAEGAIRRGPAVPSGPTGPDTTARETPRTVLVAQEPHVFAGPLIDDLRLARPDATAADVDRALELVGAAPWVAALERGTATVIGESGHALTPGQAAQLALARAWLADPAVLILDEATAEAGSAEAGVLEAAATAVMRGRTAVVVAHRLTQAAAADRVIMMDAGRILEQGSHAELLAHRGAYAGLWAAWQR, from the coding sequence ATGACCGCCGGACCGGACGCCCTGAATTCCGACCTGAAGTCCGTGCCGGACACCCATCCCGGTGCCATGGACCCCGGCGCCCGCACGGGGCAGGGAGCAGCCGTTCCGCTGCCGATCGCCGGACGGCGGCAGACGCTGGCGATGCTGGACGGGCAGTTGCGCTCGATGCCTGTCCTCGCCGCCGCCGCGCTGCTGCTGTGCCTGGCTGCCGCGGGCTGCGGCCTGGCGGCGCCCTGGCTTATCGGGGCGATCACCAACACCGTTCTGGAGGCGATGACGGCGGGCCCGGACGCTGCGGGTGCGGCGGAAGACCGGCTGATCGGGCTGGTGGCCGTCCTGGTCGCCGCCGGCGTGGCCGCGGCGGGACTGACCGCCGTGAGCGCCGCCTGTGTGTCCCGGCTGGGGCAACGCCTGCTGGCCGGCATGCGCGAAACGGCCCTCACCCGGGCGTTGGAACTGCCCGGGGAAACCGTGGAAGCGAGCGGCCACGGTGACGTGCTGAGCCGGGTGGGCGACGACGTCGCCGTCGTCAGCCAGGCCGTGACCGCGCTGCTGGCACCCTGGATCGGCGCCGTCCTCACCGTGGTGCTCACTGTTGCCGGGCTGGCCGCGCTCGACCCCAGACTGGCGCTGGCCGGGTTGTGCGCCGTTCCGGTCTACTACTTTGCGCTGCGCTGGTACCTGCCGCGCGCGGCACCCCGCTATGCCGCCGAGCGGGTCGCCTTTGCCGAACGCGCCGAGGTGGTCACGGCCTCGCTGGCCGGGGTGGCCACTCTGCAGGCCTACAGGGCGGAGGAGGCATACGCAGGAAAGATCAGCACCGCCTCGGCAAAGGCCCGCGACATTTCCCGCGGCGCTCTCTGGTTCTACACGGGCTGGAGCAAGTGGCTGAACATTGCGGAGCTTACCGGGCTGGGAATGATCCTGCTCACCGGCTTCCTGCTCTCCTCGGCCGAGATCGTCACCGTGGGAGCCGTAACGGCGGCCGCCCTGTACTTCCACCGGCTGTTCAACCCGCTGGGGATCATCATTTCCAGCTTCGACGAAATTCAGTCCGCAGCGGCCAGCCTGGCGCGCATTGCCGGCCTGGCCGGAGCGGAGGCCGGACCGGGCACAGCCAAGCGCAAGCCTGCCGGAGCACCTCAGCCTGCCGGCTCCGGGGGAGGGACGGCAACAGCGGACCTGACGGCAGCCGGGGAAGTGGCGGTGGAGAACCTCACGCACCGGTACGGCAGCACCACGGTCCTGGACAACGTCTCGCTGACCATTGCCGATCGGGAGCACATCGCCCTGGTGGGGCCCAGCGGTGCCGGGAAATCCACGCTGGCAGCCCTGATCGCCGGGGTGCTGACCCCGGCGGAAGGGGCCATCCGGCGCGGCCCGGCAGTCCCGAGCGGGCCGACCGGCCCGGACACAACGGCCCGGGAAACGCCGCGGACAGTGCTTGTGGCGCAGGAACCCCATGTTTTCGCCGGACCGCTGATCGACGATCTGCGGCTGGCCCGGCCGGACGCGACCGCCGCCGACGTCGACCGCGCCCTGGAACTGGTGGGCGCAGCACCCTGGGTGGCGGCCCTGGAGAGAGGAACGGCAACGGTTATCGGCGAGTCGGGCCACGCCCTGACTCCCGGGCAGGCCGCGCAGCTGGCGCTGGCCCGCGCGTGGCTGGCGGATCCGGCGGTGCTGATCCTGGATGAGGCCACGGCGGAAGCGGGCAGCGCCGAGGCCGGAGTGCTGGAAGCGGCAGCCACCGCCGTCATGCGGGGACGGACAGCAGTGGTGGTCGCACACCGCCTCACCCAGGCCGCCGCCGCCGACCGCGTGATCATGATGGACGCCGGCAGAATTCTCGAGCAGGGCAGCCACGCCGAGCTCCTGGCGCACCGCGGCGCCTACGCCGGGCTCTGGGCGGCGTGGCAGCGCTAG